The nucleotide window ATTCATTTTTAACCACGCCCTTCTCATCTTGATTGCGTAAAAATCCTACCGAGACGGTATCAAGAAAACCTTGTTCAACCATTTCCTTTGTGTCTTTTGCGGCTTGCGTAATATCGTGAAAGACTGGCTCAAAAGTTAAGGCGCGAAGTTCTTTATTCAATTCGATGCCCTCCGCCTTACCGACGATTGATTTCACGGAATAATCGTGGTCAATCAAAAGCCGCGGAGACTTGGAAAAGTTAGCCAAATCCCACGATTCAAAAGGGATTGATTCACCCGAGCGGTCAACGCTCTCATCGCTGGCGATGATTCGCACTTTACCGCCCGTCTTCTCGCAGAACGCTTTGAGCTGTATCTTTTCAATTTTCATAAAGTTTTTGGATTATCTTATTCTTTATATCTTCGCGAGAAGCAACCGCTCCTAGCTTCATCTTACCATTTTTTCGTGCCTCGAAATCTATGATTGCCGTTAAGACTTCCAATTCACTCCATTGTAAAGGAGTATCAGTTTTAACTTTATCGGCAAGCGTTCTTTTGAGAAGCGTATAGTCTGCCTTTTCAATCTTCCTGCAACCAGTCGCTTCGCATACCTTCATATCCGAAGGATTAATAAGAATCGCCCCAGTTATACTGGCGATTGCGATTCCTGTTCCGATGAGGGTTTTAGCGATAGGCATATTATTTTCTCTTTTCAAGTTTTAACAATCGCGCTTCAAGCGAATCAATCTTTTTCTGTTGACTCTCCACTTTTGCGTTCAAGTCTTTGATTGACTGACCTAGCACGCCGACCATTGAGAACACGTCGTAACCGTTCACTTTTCCGTCTTCGTGCATCACAAGATTCGGCATCGTCTTTTGGAGATAATCAGCCACGATACCGGAGTGAGTGCGTCCGTCGTCTTGTCTCAATTCGAAATCGTAGAAGTTTGTTTTGAGAAGTTCATCCAGTCCGTATGAGATAGGACGAAGATTGGTTTTACTTGCGAGAGAGGATAACGGACAGATTTGAGACGCACCGATGTAACCCACGCCTGTTGAATCGAGACATAACGGGTTAGTCGTTCCTGCACCTGCGGCAGAGAGATTGGAAAACTGAACACCGACAGTCGTTGTTACATTAGCCGCTATAAGTCCGCCCCACCCAGTCGTTCCATTTGTAATTTTGATCGTGCTCGTCGGACTTTCGATGAGAGACACGGTTGACGCTCCACCATAGGTTGAACCTGAAAGAGCCAACTCACGCACCACGATACCAGTGTCTTGTGCGTAGTTGAGACCCAGTGAAAGCTGTCGAGTTGAGGACGCG belongs to Candidatus Paceibacterota bacterium and includes:
- a CDS encoding HK97 family phage prohead protease translates to MKIEKIQLKAFCEKTGGKVRIIASDESVDRSGESIPFESWDLANFSKSPRLLIDHDYSVKSIVGKAEGIELNKELRALTFEPVFHDITQAAKDTKEMVEQGFLDTVSVGFLRNQDEKGVVKNE